The DNA region GAGATTTCTCCTGTAAGCGTAGCGGCGTCGAATGACATATCCACCATTGTTACTGAAAGTAACGGTTTCAAACTAATCTCAGTATAAACGCGGTACGAGCGAGGAATCTCCGCTTTGCTACTCTATTTTGGCCGGTAGTCCGAAAATTCCTCGTCGTTCCGCTCCTCGGAGCGCCAGATATATCCCTGTGGTCAGGATGAGCAGCAATAAAAATCAAAAGAGCCTGCCGCATTGAAGACAGGCTCCAGATTATGGGCCAAATGCACAATCAATTATAAATAAAACTTACGCCGTTGACCGCTTATGGACGCAGATTCAGGCTAAAAAACGCAGCGTGGCTCTACTGAGCCTGCCCCGGCCGGGATGGGGGGCGCAAAGCCGTAAACAAAAAAATAAAACTGAACAGCACGCAGGTGAGGCTATAGGTGAGCAGCAGCAACAGGTCGGCCGTGATGACCACCATAATGCTCAAGGCAATGATCAACCGGGCTGTGGCCAGGTGGAAGGTCACAAAGCCCACGGCGGTCATAAACATCTCCAGGCCCAATAGCATGAGCAGAAACCGGAGGGGGTAATATAAGCGGTACAGCCGGTCCGGAAAATCTTGCAATTCAAAGCTAACCATAGTGGTCCCGCTGCTGAGGCCAAACAGGCCGGCGATGGCGGCATAAAACAAGGCCTTTTCCCCAACCGTGGCTGTGGCAAAATCAAGGTCCAGGGGATTATGGTTTAAGAGAAATCGGGAGAGGTAGATGAGGAAGTAGAAGATCAAACTGGAAATGAGCAAATTCCCGGGAAACTTGATGCGCGCAAAATTGAAACGGGTCAGGAGCATGGTCTTGAAACTATAGAACAAATAAATGGCCGAGATGAACAGCATGATGTCGTACACTATATAAATCCGGGTTGTATAAGTATAAATCAGCACCGCCGGCGTGCTCAAGCTGGCGGCGGCAGCTATGAGGTAACGGATTTGGGGCCTGACGCCCGTGGCCGGCGTAAGGGCGGCCTGGTTAGAGAGGGGGGATTCTTCAGAGTTTGTGGTCATGTTTTCCTGCCTGTCCGGTTGGTGTCGTTCGTCAATGATTGGCCGCAGCCTGAAGTTGGAGATAAGGCCGCATGTCTGCCTGTTTGAACACCCCCACCAGCAGATGGTAGAGCGCGCTCAACTCCAGGGCAAAGGGCAAATAGCCGCCATAGCCTAACAAGGGCATTTCAAAAATACGCCAAAAATCCACAAACGGCACCTGATAAATCCACTGGGGATAGGAATAGTAGTTCCACATCTCCCACAAAAATCCACACAGCAAACAGCCCACCCACAAGGCCACTACCGGCCGCCAATCACCTTTGGCGGTGGAATAAGCCAATGAGCCATGCTTCAGCCAGACATTCAGCGGCTCAAGAATAAAATAAACCGACAGCCATAAAAAAGGGAAAAAGTAGAGCGGCCAGCGCAACATTAAGGCTAACATTAACCAACCGGCGCCAAAAAAACCGAGCAACACGGAACGCCTCAGGGGAATAACGGGGCCGGGGCCCAAACGCCGGAGCCAGGCAAAGGTGCTCACCCATTCGGCCGTGCCAAAAACAGCCGGCATTACGGTGGAAAAACTCAACGAGGTTAACACAATGTATTGAAACGTGGAAAAGGATTGGCTCCCTGCGTAGACCCAATTTTGGGTGCGCCAATTGAGCCACTCAAAAAGCCACCAGGCCGGGGCGGAAAAGAGGAATAGTCTGAGGTAGGCTTTGGGGTTACGGGTGAGCAGAGAGCTACCTTTGCGCCGAAAAACCCAGGCGTCAATGGTGAGGCAGTAGCCCAACCACAAAGGGAAAAAGGCCCAGTGGGTGCGCAAACCGGGCAGCGACCAGTTGAGCCACCAGAAAACTAGGATCAAGCCCAACCCCAACCAACCGTAAATAGGCCATTTTAAAATTAACGCGCGTGGATTCATTGAGCCGGTTTTTATCTCAGAATTAAATCGTTCATGCGTTCCGGGTGACAGTCACTTTGTAAGTGACTGTCACCTGGACTGCGTAAGTTCTACCTCAATTATTTAGTTCCAGGCAGGTGAATGGCGTAAGGGCTAAAGGCCCAACAGCCTCTTTTTGGCCAATTCGTATTCCTCGTCTGTGATCGCCTGTTGCTGGTGCAGCGCGGCCAGTTTTTCGAGTTGGTCGGCAATATCCGGGATTGTTGATTTTTGCGAGCCGCGGGGGGGCCTGGCCTGACGGTCAGGGTGAGCAGTCTGCTCCTCCGGCACGTTAACAGGAGCGATGTTTGGCGGCGTCTCCTTGCGGTTCAAGAGAACCCAGCAGAGGGTGAAGGTCGAGAGCGCAGCCATTATGGCCCCCACCATCGTTGTAACCCAATCCCGCGGCAAAATGCCCGCCGACAAGCGGGAAAGGCCGGGGTTATTGGGATTGTAATATACCTTCACTTCCCGGCCTTCGGCATAGATATCGGGGATGCGGGACCACCAACGTTGGGCAAACTCGCCCGTGTCTATCGAACTCGCCTGAAAGGTTTGGCCGTCAACACGATAGCGATACTCAATACACGGGCCGCTGTAAACCACATCGCCGTTAACTGTTTGGGTACAAAACCAGGAATCCGTGATGACGCCGGGAGCGGTTGGCCAGGCGCTGATTTGGCTTGACTGTCTGATGCCAAACAAACCTATCCCCAACACAATCAGCGAGGCCAGCAAAAAAATAGCCACAATAAGATAAGGGCGGTTTATCAACAGTATCCCGCCAAACGCTGTTACAAACAGAAAACTGAAAAAGATCCAGGCTACCGGAAAATTGGTCACAAACAGGATAATCATGCCCACAATCAAACCAACGTAAAGAGCGACAAAGAGTTTAAAGGTCATCGCCTCACCTGGCCTTAAGCCCTGGCGCGTTGAGATAACGGCGGCTCCATAAATTTTTATAG from Anaerolineae bacterium includes:
- a CDS encoding DUF3592 domain-containing protein, giving the protein MTFKLFVALYVGLIVGMIILFVTNFPVAWIFFSFLFVTAFGGILLINRPYLIVAIFLLASLIVLGIGLFGIRQSSQISAWPTAPGVITDSWFCTQTVNGDVVYSGPCIEYRYRVDGQTFQASSIDTGEFAQRWWSRIPDIYAEGREVKVYYNPNNPGLSRLSAGILPRDWVTTMVGAIMAALSTFTLCWVLLNRKETPPNIAPVNVPEEQTAHPDRQARPPRGSQKSTIPDIADQLEKLAALHQQQAITDEEYELAKKRLLGL